The Collibacillus ludicampi region GTCGATTCCTTCTCCGGCACCTCATTACAATTTCGCTGTGATTCCCCATGTGAAGGGTCCCGACGCATGGTGGACGATGAAGCAAGAGATGAAGAAAGAAGCAGCGGTAAAGGTGGATCCTGCAGAGATCAAGCCGATTCATATGCCGAAAAACTCGGGTCGTCCGTTTATCATGTCGGTATTCTTCTTTATCGCAGGCTTCGGCTTGACCTTTAACTGGATTTGGATGGGTGTCTTTGGTCTCGCTGGCGTCGCCATTTGCTTGTTACTTCGTTCGTTTGAATACGACACCGATTATTACATTCCAGTCGATGAAGTCAAACGTACCGAAGCTGCACTGGGGAGGTTGTAAAGATGTCAATGACCGTCGATGATGTGGTTTCCCGTTCCGGTGACCATGGACACCATGATCATCATGACCATGACCAGGAAGGAATGAAAATACTCGGATTCTGGATTTTCCTTGTCAGTGACTGCCTTTTGTTCGCTACTCTTTTCGCAACATTTCTGGTGTTGCGTACACACACGGCCGGCGGACCGACAGGAAAGGAACTGTTTGAAATTCCCGGCTTTACGGCAGAAACATTTGCTCTGTTGACGAGTAGTTTCACGAGTGGTTTGGCCGTGATGGAAATGCGCCGGGGCAATGTAAAGCGGCTGATTGGCTGGCTCATCGTTACGGCACTTTTGGGTCTGGTGTTCGTCGGCCTTGAAATCGATGAGTTTGTCAAGATGGTTTCGGAAGGTGCAACCATGCAACGCAGTGCCTTCCTCTCCGCATTCTTTACATTGGTCGGTACGCACGGCTGCCACGTCACGTTGGGGCTTTTCTGGATGACCGCGATCATGTTCCAGCTTGCCCGTTATGGAATCAACGCGGTTACCCAAAGGAAAGTGTTTATCGCGTGTCTGTATTGGCACTTCCTTGATGTTGTATGGGTATTCCTGTTCACGGTTGTGTATCTGATGGGGGTGATGTAACATGGCGGGCGGACACAAACATGCCGCGCAAGCGAACCATCATGAATCACCGAAGATGTATATCAT contains the following coding sequences:
- the cyoC gene encoding cytochrome o ubiquinol oxidase subunit III; the encoded protein is MSMTVDDVVSRSGDHGHHDHHDHDQEGMKILGFWIFLVSDCLLFATLFATFLVLRTHTAGGPTGKELFEIPGFTAETFALLTSSFTSGLAVMEMRRGNVKRLIGWLIVTALLGLVFVGLEIDEFVKMVSEGATMQRSAFLSAFFTLVGTHGCHVTLGLFWMTAIMFQLARYGINAVTQRKVFIACLYWHFLDVVWVFLFTVVYLMGVM